One Chaetodon trifascialis isolate fChaTrf1 chromosome 12, fChaTrf1.hap1, whole genome shotgun sequence DNA window includes the following coding sequences:
- the klhl23 gene encoding kelch-like protein 23 isoform X2 has translation MSHKQAEIYTYDFCDGDHAAELLDALRRFYISGLFTDVTLQCGESGQVFHCHKALLSARSSYFKVMFTADMRERSNSVIKLSGVDCGVLGALVNYVYTAQVCITESNVQSLLEAADLLQFVSVKQACEQFLIRLLDVDNCLGMHAFAQLHLCPGLEREARRVMLSRFPELVQQEEFLELDHEKMGSLLAAQNLTVQRDEVLVDAVAKWVTHDLDNRAHHAADMLHSIHLEMDEIYFKATLEARRPRSEGEFKSLIIRALRSNGKQVTASRKMSSSMYVIGGYYWHPLCEVHIWDPVSNTWVQGKDMPDHARESYSVSLLGANIYVTGGYRTNTVEALDTVSVYNCDYDEWTEGCPMITARYYHCSVALHGCIYAIGGYRGGAPEQETEFYDPLKKKWFPVAKMIQGVGNATACVMADKIYVSGGHYGYRGNCTYEKIQVYRPDVNEWSIITISPHPEYGLCSVSLDNMLYLVGGQTTIADCYNIERDEWRPISVMKERRMECGAVVINGCIYVTGGYSYSKGTYLQSIEKYDPQLDSWEIVGTLPSPARSHGCVCVFSV, from the exons ATGTCACATAAGCAAGCTGAAATCTACACGTATGACTTCTGTGACGGTGACCATGCAGCGGAGCTCCTGGATGCTCTCAGGCGTTTCTACATCAGTGGCTTGTTTACCGACGTGACTCTACAATGTGGCGAGTCCGGACAGGTGTTTCACTGCCACAAGGCGCTGCTGTCAGCCCGCAGCTCCTATTTCAAAGTCATGTTTACGGCTGATATGCGGGAGAGGTCCAACAGCGTCATCAAGCTGAGCGGGGTCGACTGCGGGGTGCTGGGTGCCCTGGTGAATTATGTGTACACGGCCCAGGTGTGCATCACCGAGAGCAACGTGCAGAGCCTGCTGGAGGCTGCGGACCTCCTGCAGTTCGTGTCTGTGAAGCAAGCCTGTGAGCAGTTCCTCATCCGCCTCCTGGATGTGGACAACTGCCTGGGGATGCACGCCTTCGCTCAGCTACATCTGTGTCCCGGCCTGGAGAGGGAGGCCCGCAGAGTGATGCTGAGCAGGTTCCCGGAGCTCGTTCAGCAAGAGGAGTTCCTGGAGCTGGATCATGAGAAGATGGGATCCCTTTTGGCTGCTCAGAACCTCACTGTGCAGAGGGACGAAGTGTTGGTGGATGCCGTGGCCAAATGGGTAACACATGACTTGGATAATCGTGCTCACCACGCTGCAGACATGCTGCACTCCATCCACCTGGAAATGGATGAGATTTACTTCAAGGCTACTTTAGAGGCACGGAGACCACGCAGTGAAGGGGAATTCAAATCTTTGATCATTCGGGCTCTAAGGTCAAATGGCAAGCAGGTGACTGcaagcagaaaaatgtcttcCAGCATGTATGTCATTGGTGGATACTACTGGCATCCTCTTTGTGAGGTTCACATATGGGATCCTGTCAGCAACACCTGGGTGCAAGGAAAAGACATGCCTGACCATGCAAGAGAGAGCTACAGCGTCAGTTTACTTGGGGCAAATATCTATGTGACCGGTGGTTACAGGACAAACACTGTCGAGGCTCTGGACACCGTGTCAGTCTATAACTGTGACTATGATGAATGGACCGAGGGTTGTCCTATGATCACAGCTAGATACTACCATTGCTCTGTGGCTTTGCATGGCTGCATTTATGCCATCGGAGGCTACAGAGGAGGGGCTCCGGAGCAAGAGACAGAATTTTATGATcctttgaaaaagaaatggttCCCTGTGGCCAAAATGATCCAAG GTGTAGGAAATGCCACTGCCTGTGTAATGGCAGATAAAATCTATGTGAGCGGAGGTCACTACGGGTACAGAGGAAACTGCACCTATGAGAAAATCCAAGTCTACAGGCCAGATGTCAATGAGTGGAGTATCATTACAATAAGTCCTCATCCAG AGTACGGGCTGTGTTCTGTGTCTCTGGACAACATGCTGTATTTGGTGGGTGGACAGACGACTATTGCAGACTGCTACAACATAGAGAGAGACGAATGGAGGCCGATATCtgtgatgaaggagaggaggatggagtgtGGGGCTGTGGTAATAAATGGTTGTATCTACGTAACAGGAGGGTATTCCTACTCGAAAGGGACTTATCTGCAGAGCATTGAGAAATACGACCCTCAGCTGGACTCTTGGGAGATTGTGGGGACTCTGCCCAGCCCGGCCAGGTCAcatggatgtgtttgtgttttcagtgtttag
- the klhl23 gene encoding kelch-like protein 23 isoform X1 produces MRDTMSHKQAEIYTYDFCDGDHAAELLDALRRFYISGLFTDVTLQCGESGQVFHCHKALLSARSSYFKVMFTADMRERSNSVIKLSGVDCGVLGALVNYVYTAQVCITESNVQSLLEAADLLQFVSVKQACEQFLIRLLDVDNCLGMHAFAQLHLCPGLEREARRVMLSRFPELVQQEEFLELDHEKMGSLLAAQNLTVQRDEVLVDAVAKWVTHDLDNRAHHAADMLHSIHLEMDEIYFKATLEARRPRSEGEFKSLIIRALRSNGKQVTASRKMSSSMYVIGGYYWHPLCEVHIWDPVSNTWVQGKDMPDHARESYSVSLLGANIYVTGGYRTNTVEALDTVSVYNCDYDEWTEGCPMITARYYHCSVALHGCIYAIGGYRGGAPEQETEFYDPLKKKWFPVAKMIQGVGNATACVMADKIYVSGGHYGYRGNCTYEKIQVYRPDVNEWSIITISPHPEYGLCSVSLDNMLYLVGGQTTIADCYNIERDEWRPISVMKERRMECGAVVINGCIYVTGGYSYSKGTYLQSIEKYDPQLDSWEIVGTLPSPARSHGCVCVFSV; encoded by the exons ATGAGAG ATACCATGTCACATAAGCAAGCTGAAATCTACACGTATGACTTCTGTGACGGTGACCATGCAGCGGAGCTCCTGGATGCTCTCAGGCGTTTCTACATCAGTGGCTTGTTTACCGACGTGACTCTACAATGTGGCGAGTCCGGACAGGTGTTTCACTGCCACAAGGCGCTGCTGTCAGCCCGCAGCTCCTATTTCAAAGTCATGTTTACGGCTGATATGCGGGAGAGGTCCAACAGCGTCATCAAGCTGAGCGGGGTCGACTGCGGGGTGCTGGGTGCCCTGGTGAATTATGTGTACACGGCCCAGGTGTGCATCACCGAGAGCAACGTGCAGAGCCTGCTGGAGGCTGCGGACCTCCTGCAGTTCGTGTCTGTGAAGCAAGCCTGTGAGCAGTTCCTCATCCGCCTCCTGGATGTGGACAACTGCCTGGGGATGCACGCCTTCGCTCAGCTACATCTGTGTCCCGGCCTGGAGAGGGAGGCCCGCAGAGTGATGCTGAGCAGGTTCCCGGAGCTCGTTCAGCAAGAGGAGTTCCTGGAGCTGGATCATGAGAAGATGGGATCCCTTTTGGCTGCTCAGAACCTCACTGTGCAGAGGGACGAAGTGTTGGTGGATGCCGTGGCCAAATGGGTAACACATGACTTGGATAATCGTGCTCACCACGCTGCAGACATGCTGCACTCCATCCACCTGGAAATGGATGAGATTTACTTCAAGGCTACTTTAGAGGCACGGAGACCACGCAGTGAAGGGGAATTCAAATCTTTGATCATTCGGGCTCTAAGGTCAAATGGCAAGCAGGTGACTGcaagcagaaaaatgtcttcCAGCATGTATGTCATTGGTGGATACTACTGGCATCCTCTTTGTGAGGTTCACATATGGGATCCTGTCAGCAACACCTGGGTGCAAGGAAAAGACATGCCTGACCATGCAAGAGAGAGCTACAGCGTCAGTTTACTTGGGGCAAATATCTATGTGACCGGTGGTTACAGGACAAACACTGTCGAGGCTCTGGACACCGTGTCAGTCTATAACTGTGACTATGATGAATGGACCGAGGGTTGTCCTATGATCACAGCTAGATACTACCATTGCTCTGTGGCTTTGCATGGCTGCATTTATGCCATCGGAGGCTACAGAGGAGGGGCTCCGGAGCAAGAGACAGAATTTTATGATcctttgaaaaagaaatggttCCCTGTGGCCAAAATGATCCAAG GTGTAGGAAATGCCACTGCCTGTGTAATGGCAGATAAAATCTATGTGAGCGGAGGTCACTACGGGTACAGAGGAAACTGCACCTATGAGAAAATCCAAGTCTACAGGCCAGATGTCAATGAGTGGAGTATCATTACAATAAGTCCTCATCCAG AGTACGGGCTGTGTTCTGTGTCTCTGGACAACATGCTGTATTTGGTGGGTGGACAGACGACTATTGCAGACTGCTACAACATAGAGAGAGACGAATGGAGGCCGATATCtgtgatgaaggagaggaggatggagtgtGGGGCTGTGGTAATAAATGGTTGTATCTACGTAACAGGAGGGTATTCCTACTCGAAAGGGACTTATCTGCAGAGCATTGAGAAATACGACCCTCAGCTGGACTCTTGGGAGATTGTGGGGACTCTGCCCAGCCCGGCCAGGTCAcatggatgtgtttgtgttttcagtgtttag